The window aatatttataaacatttaaaaacaatgtctaacgaaacaataaaaaaatattttaacaaaccattttacaaaatatatttaaaatgtgaaCATTCAGTgcataaattcaaaagtgaacaaTAGTAAACGGATTTATTAAAAGCACAAAATGTGTTCTCTAAAGTTTGCCATTCTAAATAGTCgctcaaacttataagggttgtgcaaatcaatttcCATACAATTCAATTGCGAGAATGGAAACATGCACAGGTTACACATTTTACTAGGGGTTTGAAcgattaaatgaaaacccttattaAGTTTCGAAACTAAATATTGAGAAAAGAACTTGATTCTTTTGTCCAAcgatttttgtttcaaattttaaaattggcaataaattttataaactcatGATTAATTACCATAGGTACAACTTTCTGGAAAACTTTAATGAAATATCTGAAATAGCCATcactattttcttttaaaggctATTTAACAAAGAATCTACCATATCTTCCATTTTCATACATATTCcttatgtaaatgtaaatagtcACCTGTTATGTAAAAGGacgtaacaacaaaaaaatgtaagtcgacaaggatttctatgcaaatgtttgtttatagtcaaaataataatcaaaataactttgaactattttttttttttttgaatcaaagaattttctacaaaatggcATAGATTTGTTGTTgcgaattttgttaaaaaggcataaattgcatatattttgcatatttataaaaatgtttattggatatttttaaaataaaataaattctaaaaaattcttaacaataaaatacaaggttgtgtttttaaaactatgaaattaaattttacatagttttcatttatttccttttatgcATTTAAGCGtctaaaaatattggttctatacctTAAAATATCGTCTCATAAATCTCCTCACCATAGTCCCCTTTTAAAATATCattcagaaaatggctttatgtccatattttttttaacattaccacacaataaaattcgaaataaaaaatatattctaccgtaaaattttattaagattggACAATTCTTGACACCTGCCCACATATAAACGCTCTTTCAGAAAACCAAacagaaaattgttgaaataaaatgtaaattaggTAAAATACTACATAAATAcgataatattgaaattaaattatattatactaAAATGTTTCGTATAATTACGTTTTTATGGGCACTGGCACAATATATATCGTGATATTTGCTGTATTATGATATGTATTGAAGGTATAGCATGTAATATTGACGGATCGTGTTCCATATCACAGAAAACACCAATTTTCTGAAATCCAAAATTcgtatcaatatttataatggatCACGTGATAAATATTGAACGTGTAGCATGTTTTGAGATATAGATTACGATACATTTGTAAAATtcggaaaaataaatataataaaacaaataaaaatgaaatatcgtttgaaaacttgttaaaaaaatataaaagaaaattacttttttctaaatttttgttatttcggGATTTTCGCGGCATTTGTTTAATCATCCGCAGACCCGTATACcataaaatattccaaatactgacgtaaaaaatattgaacgtgTAGCATACCCGACGTATTCATCAATCCATTTAAATGCGTCGTGATGCAaatagatcaatatatattgAACGTGTGCCAGTACCCTATTACCAGACAATTTTGTGGTAAGAAACAACGAAGAATTtttacaatgtacgacatttttcgtaaaCATTTGTTTACAGATGCTTGTACTGGTAAAATTTGCTCAAACAAATACAGTTTTTTAAGCAAGAATTATAGTTTGTCTATCctaggaaaaaatattttggaaacaattttttatgcCTACGGGTCAGATTCATGCTTGTGGTAAACAACTTGGGTTAGttacttttaatatttgtattatttgcaACAACCATTACAACACTATAATGTAGCATTACGCTACATtatagtataaaaaaattataaaaaaactgtagTTATCGTGCACGATCGCAACATTTGCAGGTCTATTCGAACACTTGCACATGTAGTTATGTACATTTCAAgtacatataaatgtattatGTACCACCGTTATTTTCATCTAGTTCTAGCTTCATCTATCTGGCAAAAGAAATTGGTGCTATGAAACAAAAGCACTAAAGAGCGTCTGTATTATTGGAAACATGATATTTGATtcgatttaataaaattaagcatttggAATCTTCTCCTTCATTATTTCagtattatctatatatataaaagagtagcgttactgcctgactgatttttggaaatttgtacatttacgggtaaaaaggggaaaaaacgggtaaaactggttttcttaaatatcttacataatattagtgatactagaaaatttttaaatgcacctgtatctactcttaaaatgagcagatgagtgtctggtacttttttgaaatttgtacttttaagggttaaaaatgtgtaacaaaggtgattttggtacctttttcagccctttataacttttaaactaattaacataatcaaattttttctaaatattttggatacatctctcaaaattatgagacacctgttttgtactttttttttaattcagtcttttttgggtgtaaaagggacaaaactgtatttattgtactttttttagcacattaagaaaactttttcggtttattgaattattcatattaaattacggactaactctgtaatatttattgtaataaaatttttgctatttcactgggtaaaaaagtaccaaaaaggggaaaaacggcaaatttaattttattcaaactcattgagccaacttttataaaatttcagaaagtagtttatttactcacacaaaataagcttttggtatattattttagaattcgagtactaaggcctatataggaccaaattcgagtaaattgtttggtaccttttttaaagcacaatttttctggaataaatgaatgcagatttgaatcgtttgagttttatctgtgatatatatgtagatttaaataaggaatattttgtaaacttaattctcgaaaaagtatacttctaagcgaaaaggggaaacattgtactctttttattagtactttccacttaggtaaactttattccacttttgatagttttttaattttctaaaatgttcaatataggaacattaatttaaacatacatggtcttgactgaataatattctgaaagtgggaactatttggtacttttctattattcaaatggattctttataatggataaccggaacacacggtccttattaaatgagaatttattgaaagagatctttgtactttttcgtttttccgatggtactttttgatatttttacgatattgaacatatttagggtagcgaagcacccaagTTATGCTAGTATACAATATAACAGACACgtcttaagttttattttgataGCAACGGTTTATTTTGTATGATTGCTGAAGCCTAGATCAATTGACAATAAAAAGTCTACATATTAACTCATTTAATTGtcctaatatataattttggagtttaaatatctttatttcttaaaaactttcAATTTGTCGTGTTGGACTATGTAAGACATTTGGAAATTTCGACttatactaaaattttgaaCAGTACTAGAAACGTTTTTATTGGTTTGCATTATTATCCCTTTCCATCATAACTATGATTCTGTGTATTTATAAACAGCTGGAAacaataaagataataaaactCCAAAAtgcattaataaaaaatcactaGTGGTTGAACTGTTGATCATTACGTGGAATAGTTCTAGCTTCATCTATTGAGCCTCTATCTATCAAAATATAAGACAACAGATTCGCCAATATTAACTCacttttgtatataaacaatatatcaaaattaaagaaaatgtacaTTATTTGTTGGTCTAATTTTAAGAATGTTTAATAAAACCTATATAAAGATTAAAATCTCCGTATATTTTGTGGTGctgaataaaatgtaaaataagtaaaacgacatacagtgaatcaaataagttttttgccaaccttttttaagagaattttgttttttgttcataaataaaattcgaaaaaactggtaaaaagtaaatatatgttttccaattaaaaatagagattgtgtaaaatgggaaaaattagaaaatatattaaaatacaaattttggtgcatttgttgttgcactttaagttttttcatcagaatttgcatgtcaataaagtattttgcatattgagaaatccggttaatttcattggggttttcaaattattttttaattatttttggaatttattgttttattgttaaaaggaagagtgttaagtatttttcaattgcgatttgcaGAAATCATATTCTCATTtagtgaaaatgtgatgttatttgccttaaaatgtttaaagtataataatgaggaaatttcgatataaaaaaaattagttgagATTTCTAGagcaagtgtaaatcaataaaatataattatgaaatgtttaatcaataacattaaaaaattaaaaaaatagagtaatagatgaatagatccaaagaattattagaaaaaacgcactgagtgcttTTTCAAAGGAAAACTATTgaactcctgatttatcttttccaaaatctatatacgaactaggaggaacactgtgtttaaatttatacctctaaacagaccttaggttgcttggaaccaatgtaaagtgaactctgtcgtgtagtacaagaaaaatatctaatttagatattttaaaatagaggtggttatcataccgtaacgtcaacaaaagcaatatttttcacctaatacatacacttatatatatttagaacccaaatcaagaataactatccagatccaaatacgcctactgtatcttattcataaaataaagaatttaaaatatgaggttgaaaatcaagattttagcatttaatagttctatagtggtatatggtgatgtcctcatacttagagtggctaggatggtacttagaattagatttattgaataagaatcaatattatacaattctaaataaaatttacacaatactccccaaatagatggagtttccgtaatgtagtttttgtttatcaatacaaaatgaccaaaaacccggattatttttgttattatatatagatttatacctcacaaaacattttttctaggtccaaatccattgattatctaatatatcatgtatccaattcaaaattacttattattttcgaaatttaatgaaagaaacgatagatctcatgttaagtcaaatattgataaattctgataggtatataggataataaatcggttaagaaatgtccaaatttagttgttccactactaaaatatctaaaaaatgttattctaatatataggagtaataaaaatattaaattttataaaataatgcagcaatattaaaaaaagtgaacaaaaaacctaaaaaagcaaaatactttattgacccaaaaaattaataatacgttcacattttatcaaaaagctcgttaattaatataacaattttacattttatggtagaaaattaaaatataagatattctctaaaaatacaacaaattgctttattttgctaaaaataattgttcagataaagttttttcttaaaatttataaaattttacataggcaaattatttaattgatttactGTACATATCTTACTATCAACCTATTTTGTTCTTCAGCTTTCAACACATAAGTTAAACagccaaatatatatttttttgctacttCGTCCTGACGTTCAGGATAGtaatatcaaaattattttagacGAAATAGTCAAAATTTCAATATCTAAACACTCACCATAATTTTTAGGGCGgatttaatacataaataacaAACCATTTATTAACTTTCCGatcattgttaaaaatttaaagaactaTAATGTCaacctaaataaaaaaactccaaaaatatAATGCCAATGCTTTTACATCAATATTATACTAACATAATTGTATACTGTTATAATATCTATatgtatagtttttaattttatttaaatcctaTTTCGAGTTTAAAATCCTATATAACCGcccgattattaaagttaacaatggtttactataCACTTTTTCCATACAGAAACAGGTTTTaaaaaccattgttaacttaataatcgtttttgcataagacggtagtatttaaaatttaaattaagagttttaaagtttaagtgtttttaagtATGGCAACCTCGAATGCCTGACATTTTCACAAGTAAATGCTTGAGCTACTGTCATATTAACGCAAATGACAACCAGGGGGCGCTAGTGTGCTTAGTAAAAATTCATCTACACACGTGTTTTCCCTATATCTGCCTTCATTTTGGATTTTCAACGAAAGCGCGTGGACTTATATTTTTCCACGACTGCATGTTGGAatagaaaaagttaatttttaaaagtgttgaattaaaaaaaaaaataaagtttattaaaaagtgtaattaattaaaaacaaaacacaaaaaaatgtttgtgctTTATGAAACGCCGGCGGGCTAcgcaattttcaaattaatggATGAAAAGAAAATGCAAGAAGTAGATAACCTATATTTGGAATTTCAAACACCCGAAAAAgccaataaattgttaaaactgaaacattttgaaaaattcaacgACACTACAGAAGCTTTGGCAGCCGCCACCGCAGCCGTGGAGGGCAAAGTCTCAAAACCATTGAAGAAGACTTTGAAGAAGTTGCTCGGCGATGAAGTACAGGAATCATTGTTGGTCGCCGATGCCAAGTTAGGTAATGCCATCAAAGATAAATTGTCCGTACAATGTGTCTACAATACCGGAGTCCAGGAATTGATGAGATGTATTAGACAACAAGCCGACAGTCTTTTGGGTGGATTGCCTAAAAAGGAAATGACTGCTATGGCCCTAGGTTTGGCTCATTCACTGTCACGctataagttaaaattttcaccTGATAAAATTGATACTATGATTGTGCAGGCACAATGTTTGTTGGATGATTTGGATAAGGAATTGAACAACTACATGATGAGAGCACGTGAATGGTACGGTTGGCATTTTCCCGAGTTAGGTAAGATTATAACAGATAATATTGCCTTCGCAAAGACTATTAAACTCGTGGGTACAAGAGACAATATGGCGGCCGCTGATTTGTCTGACATTTTACCCGAAGATGTAGAGGAAAAAGTCAAGGAAGCTGCTGAAATCTCTATGGGAACTGAAATTTCCGAGGAAGATATTATGAATATCCAATGTTTGTGTGATGAAATTTTATCCATTAATGACTACCGAACACATTTGTATGATTACCTGAAAACACGTATGATGGCTATGGCACCAAATCTAACAGTTTTGGTTGGTGAAACTGTAGGAGCTCGCTTAATTGCTCATGCTGGTTCTTTAATAAATCTCGCCAAGCATCCCTCATCTACTGTACAAATTCTCGGTGCTGAAAAGGCTTTGTTCCGTGCTCTTAAGACTAAGAAAGACACACCTAAGTATGGTTTAATCTTCAACGCTCAGCTAGTGGGTCAAGCTAGTTTAAAGAACAAAGGAAAAATGTCACGTTCTCTTGCTGCTAAAGCATCGCTGGCAACACGTGTTGACGCTTTTGGTGAGGAAGCCACCTTTGAATTGGGTGCTGCCCATAAAGTTAAATTGGAATCCAGACTGCGATTACTCGAAGAAGGAAACCTTCGTAAACTTTCGGGAACTGGCAAAGCTAAAGCTAAATTTGAGAAATATCAAGCTAAAAGGTTTGTATTCGAAGGAATGAAGTTGATTTATTGTATTGTTACTTTTCAAAATGATGATACCACAAAGGTTTCGCATTTGTCTGAAGATAAAAATTACAATGATGATAAACCTTGGCTGtctgaagaaaagaaaacaataactaAATCTTActtgatttttacaaaattttaagaatatatctttaaatattaacaatattttattattttatttagcgAGGTGTTTACTTATCAACCTGAAGCTGACAGTACTCTATCTGTGAAGAAACGTAAACACTCTGAATCGGCGGCTGACGTTTCCACCCCAGTTAAGAAGGAAAAAGTTGAAGAGCAGCAGGAGGAAGTAGAAGAAACACCCACTACTTCCGAAGTAAAGTccgaaaagaaaaagaagaaaaagaagaataaaaataagGACCAAGAAGCCCCAGAAGCACCCACAGAAGAAACGCCTGctaagaaaaaatcaaaaaaagttaaagaagaAACTGTCGATTCAGATTAAATAGACATAGTTTCacttatttaactttaaatcaCTGTTAGCCattagtgtttttattttaatatacaacTTCCCGTAGTTTTAAGTTATTgagtctttttttattaatcctATTATACATTAagttaatgtattatttttataaatatacatacaattgtaaaaaaaaaacaacacacaaattgaaaaaaagaaaatattaaaatgtaaccaaatgatttttataatgtaatttaaGGGTGTGTTTTTGGGAATCCAAACAAGAGGGTTTTTGAAAGAGCATTAATTTAACATtccaaaaacaacagaaaaacatCAACATTTTTCGAATTTCATTAGGTAACCTCATATgatttaaatatcaaattatATATCAGTAGAATccgtataaatatattttaacattgaTTGGAAAACCTGAACCTGAATGTCTTATAATAATCGCTCTTCCATCCTAAGTTTTTGACTGTCGGTAAACTTTCAGCCAATAACAAATGTAAAATAGGATCTTTATGTTCTAGAATGTGATGTCAATCTAATGACATTGTTGAATAATATTTTCACAACAcgataataatatatatttacatgatATTGATAATGCAATGTATAAAGCTACGTTCACAATGACAGAGTACTCCACTCTGGAGTTATTTTAAAAGAGAtagtcaaatttaaaatattgttgataaAAAGAAACAGAAAGACAATTTGCTGGAGCACTCTATTATTGTGAACGTAGCTTAAAGCATGAAGattgtaatgaaaattaatttaattcgtATTGTATTAATTTACACGTGAGGCATTTACTGGTGTTTTCTTTACAAACTGTAAGACACTTGTTCAAAACCCAACGCAGAGGTCAACCGGGCCTCTTGTAGTTGTAGACTTCTCGGAGAAATACACCACTTCTTCACTGGACGTAACGTAAAACTATCACCACCGGGACGAAGGAGGTAAATTTGAACCTAGGCGTCGTTGTCGATGGAAACCAAATATCGACCGTGAACCACCCAAAGATTTTGGGGGTCACCTTTGACAACCTGTTTACTTTCTCAGTTCTTGCCACTTCAATTACGTACAGATTGCaaagtagaaacaaggtcctcaaagcgctagccggcaGCACTTGGGGAATGGACAAAGATACCTTTAACAACCTGTTTACATCCTCAGCTAATGCCACTGCAATTACGCACATATTGCGAAGTAGAAATAAAGTCCTCCAAGCGCTAGCCGGCAGCACTTGGGGAATGGTCAGTGGTTAATTATGCTGCTAGAGTGTGGTCTCCTTCGCTGAGTGACACCTagtggagaaatattcaaagctgccaaaataCTGCCTACGGACTGTAAAGGGCTGTATACCTGGAACCCATAACCTCATAGCAGCTTCTACACAAGGAAACTAAAGTCCTCAAAGTCAAAgaacataatgtcatgctgacaaaacagttcctcctgggatgtcaccggaggagtcatcccaactttaacatcacacagtaGGATGCTCCCCGAGGAAGGTCCTTTGCGTATACGAAGAGAGCATACGAAGTTATGTTCAGGATCCCTTAGATTGGAATTCGTATACAccagctttgaacgacattcatagagacgccatcaataccgcggtttcaGGTTACCGCATCAATGTCGTCCTTAAAGGTCTCCAAGGTccatagcagaaatagagaagaacctcacgcggaaaacaagagttgctGTGGCACAACTAAGATCGGGATAGAGCGACAGGCTCAACGCCTGctggtcccgcatagaccgtgccTTCCCCAATATACATAGGTCCAGCTTGTGGACACGGACCCCATTTCTTGGCTTGGATCTAAATACTGAACCCCaggattaaaaattgtatagtttaatcTGTTACAACAACCGACCTCTATATGATGCCCCAACTAATAATGGCACAATGTGCTCTTGGCAATTATGTCAATGGGTCTCCAGTAcaatgaaaaattgttatagGAAATGACTCCTTCGACTAATAGGGCATCTAACTGAaggtttttagtttagtttaaagggTTGTATACCAAGGTCGGAGACctgttattagttttttttttaattgttaatgtACATCGttcgtaaaatatttaaaataacttttaaaaataaaaccaaggGTCCTAAAACCCTACAATTATCGAGTAGAATctatcattatttttaatgatgATGACATGCTGATATCTAACAGTTCGATATCGAAATGTGTATTCGATACGTAAGCTAATTCGatcaattttaagttaaaatttatcaaattagttaaaatttttaactttaaattattcgtaaaatatggttttgcattaaattttaacgtttataattaaatctttacattctagaaaattatagtaatttttcttttctattttccaACTCGTTCACTTACAGTCATACACGCAGTCGTTCACGTAGTGCATCGCGAGGTCGCAATAGGTCTCACTCACGATCAGCATCAAGATCCCATAGTCGTTCTGTGTCTGCAACTAGAGAAACATCACGCAAAGCTAGAGAAACATACGGTCGTACTAGAGAAAATGGACGTGGTGAAAATGGTGATTCTTATCGATACAGTGATGATGAACGTAACGGAGGAGCTGGAGCAGCTGCTGTAGATTCACCATCGCCTAAGCGACGTTACGAAGATGATTCACCATCACCGAAACGAAGCACTCACTCAAAACGTAGTCGCACAGAATCTCGTAGACATGGCGGAGGCGGTGGTTCTTCAATTTCTCGTTCGCGCTCAAACTCACATAGAGATTAGCAATTACTGAGCAAAAATCAATTAGCAGcttatataaagtaaaaatttttataaaatcccaaaaaaggaaaacatttttcgattttcaaatttttacttatttaaggtaataaataatacatattatattaaacataaatacaaacaGAAACAGCTGCTAAAGAATAAAAGAACCTAGAATATAGATGTTACActactaaaacatttttttagaaaaaaaaaaaacaaaaacaagaagaaacattttttttttaaatacactgtGTAGAAGTGTTGAAACTTTTATGCCAGTATTTAGTGAAAAGactttaaatttgcaaaataccattttttattttattttaatgagttttcttttataagtttattccttatttatatatactatatattttaaattatgtattttcgGACAAAGCtgcttttattagttttatttatttaaagcaaaCACCAACTAGAATAGCAGCAGCCAAAAACTAAGTCATACATTAAAGtcattaacaaacaaacaaacaaacaagaaaTAATAATCTTCGAATCTTATCATTTTTACTTGAATCATTTTACTTCTGCCATATTCAGTCATCTATTcttgaaatttagtttaaaatttagaaagacTAAATATAAAGTCAAACTTCCTACTTTTAGCACTTCCATGTAagcaaaaatcaatatttaactaTTCATGTTTTGAATCGTATtgtattataaaacattatatatataaaaaaaaatattaaatgaatttgtatttccaaatatatatttcaaaaaaattataaaacacatACAACATTCATCATCCatgatatatacatacatgtttacACACATCCTTACACATGTTATGTTGATTGATTGaacgaaaacaaataaattgtaattataacaatataaattatatttcatatacttttttgttatttttctttaaaattaagtcCTCTTTTAAgtatgaaaatttaagaaaaataaaatcatcttaagaataaatagaaataaacagtTAAATCAACCCATACACTTCCTAATAAAATGTCATTTTGATTTGTACCATTAAGCATAATTTTTGATCAATAAATGATAAAGATTAAAATCcattaacaaagttttattttttaatattccatTCCAACTTTACTACGAGTAACGTTATTTAATGGGTCTATTATGTATCTAGGTTGTCACTTTAGTTGCATTGCCAAAATGATGTGAATACTAGACGATTTTTAAGCAATatcttgaaaaattttgaaatttggtcCTATCAGGAGTCGTAGTTCCTGAGTCAATCGATTACGAACAAACACTGATCTTTTGTTtacttagatagatagatagatagatagatagatagatagatacatacatacatagataggtagatagatagatagatggagggatagatagatagtatatatatatatatatatatatatattatataatatatatatatatatatatatatattatatatatatatatatatatatatatatataatatatatatatatatatagaaagatagatagatagattgatggatagatagatagatagatagatatatagatagatagatagatagatagatagatagatatatagatagatagattgatagatagatagatagatagatagatagatagatagatagat of the Lucilia cuprina isolate Lc7/37 chromosome 2, ASM2204524v1, whole genome shotgun sequence genome contains:
- the LOC111681728 gene encoding nucleolar protein 58, translated to MFVLYETPAGYAIFKLMDEKKMQEVDNLYLEFQTPEKANKLLKLKHFEKFNDTTEALAAATAAVEGKVSKPLKKTLKKLLGDEVQESLLVADAKLGNAIKDKLSVQCVYNTGVQELMRCIRQQADSLLGGLPKKEMTAMALGLAHSLSRYKLKFSPDKIDTMIVQAQCLLDDLDKELNNYMMRAREWYGWHFPELGKIITDNIAFAKTIKLVGTRDNMAAADLSDILPEDVEEKVKEAAEISMGTEISEEDIMNIQCLCDEILSINDYRTHLYDYLKTRMMAMAPNLTVLVGETVGARLIAHAGSLINLAKHPSSTVQILGAEKALFRALKTKKDTPKYGLIFNAQLVGQASLKNKGKMSRSLAAKASLATRVDAFGEEATFELGAAHKVKLESRLRLLEEGNLRKLSGTGKAKAKFEKYQAKSEVFTYQPEADSTLSVKKRKHSESAADVSTPVKKEKVEEQQEEVEETPTTSEVKSEKKKKKKKNKNKDQEAPEAPTEETPAKKKSKKVKEETVDSD